The sequence TCATGGACACTTACTGGGCTTTGACCGGGGACTGCTCGTTGGCTGTCGTCACCGGGAAACCGTTGGAGATCGGAGGCTCTCTGGTGCGGGAAGAGGCCACTTCCCGAGGCATCATGGACGTGATCTCCGCCGCGTTCCAGGAACGCAGAATGGACATCAATGGAGCTAGGGTGGCGATCCAGGGCTTCGGTAACGTGGGTTATAACGCGGCTCGTCTGTTATATCAGGAGATGGGCTGCAAGATCATTGCCCTGAGCGATTCCAGTGGTGGGATATCCTCCCCTGATGGGCTCGACCCTCTGAAGGTTTATGATCACAAGCGGCGCACTGGCTCGGTCCAAGGGTTCGAGGGCGCCCAGGACATCAGCAACGAGGAACTGCTTGAAATGGACTGCGAGCTGCTGGTGCCCGCGGCATTGGAGGACGCCATCACCTCCCGGATCGCTGAGAACGTAAAGGCGAGAATGGTTGTGGAAGGGGCCAATGGACCGACCACCCCGGAAGCGGACGAAATATTGTTCCAGCGGAACATACCATTACTGCCGGATATATTGGCCAACGCCGGCGGGGTAACCGTGAGCTATTTCGAATGGACCCAGGGCCTGCAGAGGCTGTTCTGGACAAAGGAAGAGGTACGCTCCCAATTGAAGGAAAAAATGACCGTGGCATATGAACGGGTGTCCGCCATGGCAGAAAAGGAGAAGGTGAACATGCGAACCGCGGCCAACCTGCTAGCCTTGCACGATGTGGTCAAGGCCATGGATATCAGAGGATTGTTTCCTTGATAATTAATAACGAAACATAATATATGATCAAAAACAAAATAAAATTAAAGGAACGTGATCACAATGGACGATGAGCACATAATATACATCGGCAAAAAACCGACAATGAACTACGTGCTAGCGGTGGTGTACCAGCTCAACAGCGGGATCCCCAATGTGACCGTCAAGGCCCGAGGCAGGGCCATCAGCAAAGCGGTCGATGTGGCGTTAATAGTCAAGGACCGATTCGTTCAGAACA comes from Methanomassiliicoccales archaeon and encodes:
- the albA gene encoding DNA-binding protein Alba, which codes for MDDEHIIYIGKKPTMNYVLAVVYQLNSGIPNVTVKARGRAISKAVDVALIVKDRFVQNSEIQSITINTEVLENSDGQPTKVSSIEIPLIRS
- a CDS encoding Glu/Leu/Phe/Val dehydrogenase; translated protein: MGEDNPYHNAVRHVEKVGAMLELDSQVIDRLKVPKRTLECNFPIRMDDGSVRNFTGYRVQHNSVRGPFKGGIRYHPGVTLDEVKALSIWMTWKCAVVGVPFGGAKGGVICDPKALSLGELERLTRRFTSEIVPIIGPDVDIPAPDIGTNAQVMAWIMDTYWALTGDCSLAVVTGKPLEIGGSLVREEATSRGIMDVISAAFQERRMDINGARVAIQGFGNVGYNAARLLYQEMGCKIIALSDSSGGISSPDGLDPLKVYDHKRRTGSVQGFEGAQDISNEELLEMDCELLVPAALEDAITSRIAENVKARMVVEGANGPTTPEADEILFQRNIPLLPDILANAGGVTVSYFEWTQGLQRLFWTKEEVRSQLKEKMTVAYERVSAMAEKEKVNMRTAANLLALHDVVKAMDIRGLFP